A window of Danaus plexippus chromosome 10, MEX_DaPlex, whole genome shotgun sequence genomic DNA:
ATAAAATGTTGACATGCCCTAACGATCTCGAAAGCGTTTGTGTTTTACCATCGAATTCTAGACTTGAACTTACAATGTTAATGCTGTGTGGATTTCCtttcaactttaaaattttattatatgaaggtTCACCAGAACTAGTGAGTGTTTGATTTTtcaatgagaaaatattttactatgcAAAGACAAAATCTGTGTCGGATATGTCTATCTAGAATTCTTTTCTTCTCTTGTGTTTGAGAgaactattattttcatatatcacATTGGAAtcctaattataatttatcatccCATATGGCAGaaactttgtttattaagCATTAGCCAATAGGTCACTGATGTTGATACTGAGagtatatctataataataaacaatacaacTTACATGGGACCAATGAATCAGTGCAGCCATTAGTCTAATATCACATTAGCCAGTACTTCTGACAATACCACAACAAGAACAGTACAAGTTATTGAGTGAATATTGcttaatatattctaaattgtTAAggatatattacaatatatttaaatatttgattaaacatAGACATCTTGTGGAGACATCAatgttatatagttatatacattataaagatGCTGGAACAATCTTATATATGGAAACtccaacttttatttatacattttcagtCCATTCGCTATTGATCATAGTAGTTTTATTGTctgtgtattaaaatatgtgtctTATTTAAATGCCTGCTATATCCAATATTATGTAACCTAAATTTGAGAATGTGTGGGTTAATCAATCACATAGACTACCGGATTTAATTTATGTCTATAATTCTATAGTGGAGTAATTTTTagcctaaatatttataactacttGAATAGATATGAAGTTTGAACTACAAGGActgcattatttattttgtaaaatgaaCTTAATTTGTTCACGATCAAcaataatatcttattaaaatcttaatacttCTATAATTAtctatggaaataaaattaaaattacatttttatattactaaaatgttaagtcacatttttatattgttgtcTTGCAATTTTAACAGCACTATCACTGCTTATGAATTTGATATCTTTTACAGTTTTTTAAGAATGTTACTCAACCAGCTCTCAGGACAATAGACGATTTGAGAAGAAGTGAAAAACAACTACGATTAacacttataaataaagatgacGAAATTGAACAATACAAGAGATTAGGAGGAAGGATCAAATATAGTAAGTAAGTTgtcacaatttaattaaaaaattcctaaccatttttttaacatgtcTATGAaccaaaatctaaataaattataattttaacatactaTTAATTAATGCATTTGTGTACTAAATAGATCCCaatatgtgtaaaaaaaaaaacaaatagaaagcaattaattatcctatttaattaaagcataTCTGTGAACCTATCTTATATACTCTGTGGAAGtcaataatttcttataaatcttcatatatttaacttaaccAAACTCCAAACCATTTAAGTATTAATGcaaagtcaaaaaaaaaattacaaatatttgttaaaaattttaaactggtTGAAGCAACCAAAAATAGAGTGTTATAAGTTACCTTTATTCAAAGTTATTGTGCAAAATATTATaggtatttattgatataaaaaaacagatggattattaaaatatttatccttggataaaaatatcataattaaaatgcaaaCAAGTGCCAattgcataaatattttaaaaaatatcccgtcttaaaataagactaaatgtagaataattaaaaaagtattacaaaTAACATGACTTTGAAGAATAGATAATTGAAGTTTGTAGTAATTGtgctgtttattttaattcacagCTGCTCTACCAGCTTATAATGATGAAGAACATATGAAGGAGCACAATgcctttaaagaaaattttggaGATAAACACATATCCGAGGACCTACTGACTAGAATCGTGTCACTTCCcaaagaaaatgttatgtaagttgtatacatataaacattttacttaactatctatgttttaatatttatttatgtacataatatacatttaatcttGTAGAAAAAATGAACCTCAGGatgaaattttgaaaacggaaCCAAACACTCAATCCACAGATAATAGTATCAATGAGAATGAGGTAACAACTGTAAAGGCTGAAAGCATTAAGGCTGAAACAAAAGTATCAAGGCCTCAAACTAAAaggaaaaagttaaatatataagaacatatataaacatatatatattacattgcctaataaactattattcaagtttgttttattttatcatgttataagggttttttttcttttcatgcTATTTCATTTCTtgcatgttattaaaaaaaaaaatgaatttactgATAtactgttttttgtttttattctttttgatACTTGATGGCAATTTAGTGACCACTTTAAATAGCAACCAGCTTTCATGACATACTCATTAGATCAGCCGTTGAGCATTACTCTTTAAGCTTCAATCAACTTCATTGTGATAAGCGAGCACAATGGAATGTTTTCCTTTTTGATGGAAATAATACCTTTCCCATAACCATCATGGTGTACTTCCTCGACAGATAAAGAGGGCTTCAAAGATTGAAGATGTTTTGAAAACTTTCTTCTACTATTTTTTCAATTCTGGCACTTCATGTATGGCATTAAAACACGTCTTCCAAGAGAAGCACTATAAGCGGAATCGATTTCACTAAGTCGCAGAAAAATGGGTGTGTTTCCACAGCCCTTGCCAGCTTAGTCCCAACTAGGGGTTTTGACTGAAAAGGCCACATCCGTTACCTTCGCTCCTTTCCTTTTTCTCTTGTGAGACTACGAAGATATTTACCAGCCTTGCTACAAATACATACTTTTGTCTTCTGTATAACGGACATGTTGATGCGCTATATACATTGGCTTCTTGATAATGCACTGAGATAGTTGGCACGGACACATTATGTATTAAAGCTGTAGTATCATCGAATGGAcaaaaagtgaaaaatttaGGTTTAGTGCTGGTCCAATGATTTTAAGAGCTGCTTATCTTGCTCTAGAGTTTAACccaatctattattattagttagtAATGCAGTTTAGAGGGACGCAGGAAAGACTTAACGACTGGAGCTCAAAGGACGGTTTTGAAAGTTATGGCAACTAAACtacataatcaaatattaaacaaaattaatggtTTGGTGTTTATGGTTTCTGGAAATTCCTCTCCGTGTACAAATtgcttaatttcaatattgttctacccaaacaaaacaatatttccgTTTGCAGACCTTCTATTCGCTAAAaaccattattattatttagccctggttttatataaaaaaatagagaattaaacacataatatcattttttttactaatgttacatattttagaatttcttGCTTTTATACCTCGatttacacatttataaaacaaaaatatttttaatacaaagtcACCAAgacagtgtttttttttcatccatTCATTACTaaagtaataacaaattatatatatataaaagaatttaaatatagaataaaccTCTCTTAAATTGGGAGGTGGGCTCAAACGCGACGTTTGTGACAGTCTTAAACTGCTGCATATGTTAAAGTTAACTGTATTTTCTACGAACTGTTTTTGATTTCAAAGAAGatttagtataattaaaaatataatacagttcaaaatttttaaagtgacAAGTGAAACGATTGGCGCAGATAGGCCGTGTGCCTATACAGGCTCCTATTTAGCTAGTGTAAATAGTCATAGATAACAAGACAATTCTGCAATCAGCTGACCTCGAATTCCCTGGTGCCCTAAATTGTGCCGTTGAACACTCGGAGATCTTGGCAAACGAACTGTTTTGAAACaggaagttatttattatatagaaatgaatAACATTAGTCAACAAAATCTTAACTTTGTCGTGCCACACGCActcttttgatattttttactttaatcgTTGattgtaagaataaataaacagttaaaaaGAAGTTGCtagacaataatttttttctattgagtaatttaagtattaaaaaaaacaaagatctcgtaaatcaattttttttttataaacgactTAATGTAATCTAAGATTTTCTAGAGTATTTAGCTTCTGGTTGGTCCCTCTTAATTGTCCAGAAGTAATCTGCTAACATATTCGGACTCCATTTGCTCTGGTACCCCTTTTCTTTACTAGGAATTTCCTGATGGAATCTATCACGGTGCTCGTCGCTGCCAGCCCCtaaattttcagaaaaaaaatccagGGGCGAttctaaaaaatgtatttttaacagaCATTTTACAACCCAGTGCTTGATATGACAGAAAAACCAAAACATTCGTGATAACACTCCAACACAATATTCGTAAAATTTTGTcgttatattttgaatgtaatttCTCCGCATAACAAAAAGACAATACAAAAAGAGCTAGGATTATTATAACACTTCCTCTACATATTCATAGGGTTTCATAGGGTtaatgaataacaaaaaagtgtttaaattcaatgacaaatatttttataacgatttACTTGTAAtcgtttttgttaatttagaGCCTCAGTATTAGTATTACCGTATCACAACAATTGTGAAGGTAATTGACTTACGACCACTGTGATTTAATAATGAGGATAGattgataaaacaaaatttgctATCAATaatgtcataataaaatagcaatatCACTTTACCGAGTTTTGCTCATAAAAAATCAGTGTTGTGTATTATTATCAAAGACATACCATggcatttaaatacataaacgtGAAGACGAATGAACTTTAAACAATTGGAAGAAATTAATTTCCatcgaaaacatttttatgtaaagcaTATTTACTCATCAGTTACCGAAATCTATTTGACATAGTTAAAGGCTGttacatcaattattatacgtaatttcgtacttacatatataatataaacataaactgAAAGGACTATAATGgaaattagtttattaattcCAGCCCTCCTAAGATTAAgccataaaagtaaatattaataactttttctcAAAACAGTAAGGTATTCAGtgatttcaaatacaaaattcGATAAAttcgataaatatattaaaccacCTCACAAATGGTCTAatgttgaaatgaaaatgaatagaaatttattacaattttaaacgttaaaaacatatttcacaaGATATTATTCACATGACTGTAGGTTAGGAGTTTCGTAATACACTAATACTAAGTAAAAGACCATTCttttgtaaaagtttatttgtaatacataGAACTAATCCGACATGTCGACTTGTGCCTCAGaaaatatgtcataataaTGTCACTCATTAACAACTTAAATTCGAACTAGTGCTGTCAACATAGGTACGGTGCATCTCACGAAGTGCATTtacttaaattgtatattaatatttatataaatgtatagaaaacagtgaattaatacaatgaaatgacaatattatgaCCTTATACTTTATgaagtttaaaactttttattatgtaaaattaaattcgtaTAATGTGCTTATTCGAGTCTGCACGTTGTGAGCAATAGCGTCGTTGGCATAGGCTATCTTAAAACGACTAAAGCCAGACATATAAGGCTTATTTTACTGCCGAAGGCATGTTTTGTTTCGAAcatcattatcattatattaagtaaataaaaattaataaattttttatgtttgaactAATAAGATAAATGCATACCTaattgctatttaatttatttgttaatttaattatgtccGGCCATACTTTATTGTTGATTGTTAaatcctttattttatttatattttaaaaatgtcaattaCCTACATATAATCATAAAGAGATCGCttaacatgaaaataatatgaattgtaACAAATTGTTGATTCCtcaacttaatataataaattattactattattatctatgCGCAACtagatttctttaatattatcaagaaataattctaattGCTAGTGTAAACGCCATTGGGTACATGCATTAAGCGTGCGTACAGTCTGTATTCACAGGCcagaatttaaaaacagatCAATCCAACTAATTGCCATACCGAATAACAAAGAGATTGATTTCACCCCAAAAAAAACGtctcataatttaaaaccttattattttattatgtttcgtTTCATTAAATCACTGCCATTGTTTATACTTATTACATTTGATTTGTGTTAAAATTCTGGCTTACATAAATATCACATCTACAATATCAAGTTACaactgtataatatattgtccCTATAAGAACATGAAAACTTTAATGGTACatgcaaatattattactagaTCGATTCCCTACAAAACAACACTCAgatgctttatttatttatcattaatatatatacctaacAATTTTGATtgctgatattaatttaatatattttttgaaccacaagaggaaaattaaaatagaactaTCGTTAGCATAGCGACATACGATAGCGTTAgattttttgatttcttttaaaaatcaaaactattatatgTAAACTTTGTTAATGCTGTCTTCTACTACCAAGAGGCTAACAACTACACTTTGAGACGTCTGTTTCGGATTCAGAGGCTTTGATGACGTTATCTCTTTCCTTCAACTCGAACGCGTCCGCCTGTAAAATATAtgggaataaatttttttaacaaatacataatgataaattttattgaatccaCGTGGTTtttgatgtataaaatataatggagagtatttatttacatagttCTGAATATCCATCcaattctataataattttaatagaaattttataaaaaatattttaattaaggtgAAAGGATATTGTGTAGCCATATCGTGTCGCACGGGATTTACACTTTACACTATCCGAACTTAAGGATCCACCGGAAACGAGTAATTTGAAGCGGCTGAGAAAGTGTATGGAACCTTAAAATAAGGACATCCGTTCTACATTAAACTAACATACCACatatgtttactttaaataataagtgaaaagtaaaagtaaaaatatatatacgtgtacatacaatatttcatttaaaaactagtttagaaactaaataatgatattgtttGTTGAAAACATTCTGTTCTTTAAGAACTACATATAACtagctattaatttaaatattaatttgataactTTTACCCAATTTAAAACACGGAAGTTTGGAATCGCGCTGTCAATTGTTCATTAAAAAACTTGGTTATCATTTTAGATGACAATaactagttttttatttcggtttataaaaaaatgtttttcatttcattgaaTTTGTTCTCcaagtaataacaaataaataaacaaataaattttagagaTACCTACGAATGAGTAAGTCGAGaacaaaggaaatatttttaactcgggcattataataatatatactttattttttctttaagttagcaacgaatttaaaataaaatttatggtaTTATCGAGtggaaatatgaatattttaattgtagtatataaaacttatataggTACCTTCGTCTCTCGGTATTCCCGTATCTTTCTGGCCAACGTCACAAACGCTTcttcgatatttatattacttttacagGACACTTCAAAAAATGGCATATCAAAATCATCTGCGATCTATAATTAACAAGAAAACATAAACTCACACTGAGCACCAgcagtttattataattttaagcgtaatgtacaatttaaaaaagaaatgtgtCTACTGCAATCTCAAACTAAAAATAGGAAtgactatattttatacattatttactacCTTTTGTCCTCTTTCCCTAGGAACGGCACGGTGATTCTCGTGCACGTCGCATTTATTGCCcactaaaactttaataacatcTGGTGATGCGTACTGAAAATGACGTTTTATTAACAATCTGATTTATTATAACGTGTGTGTAATCATAGATATAttacgtttttaataaatttcatagttttatatatgaaataggttttttttttttaatattacctcTTGAATGTTTCTCAGCCAATAGGACAAATGATTGAATGATTCCAGATTAGTGATgtcatacattaatataattcccATAGCACCTCTGTAGTAAGCTGTTGTAAGTGTTCTGAATCTCTCTTGACCTGCGGTGTCCCATATTTGTAGCTTGATTGGTACACCGTCCAAGTTGATTATCTTTTGTTTGAAGTCtatacctaaaaaaatatctcacaaCATAATCACATctccttatttaaaatattaagatgaaattccaatgttttgttataaattattcctaccaaagataatattaaaaaaaaaaaacaaactaacgTCGAATAAATAACAGCCACAGTATGAAAGTTATAGCTTATGATTCATTTCGAAACAAATTAAAGTAGTGGTTTTCTGTTTTGCTTTCTGAACACAACAGGTTAAAAATACGTAGGTATGTACCTAATAGATTTGAGTGCTCTCAATCATTCTTTCTCCTTTCAGCTCATATAGTATTACTCCGTTGAATTTACTgaatctaatataaatttatctacatttaaaatgaataaatgagaTACTTGACTTGAGATCacattaaaactgtttaaatcataatatactCACCGATAGTAGATATGTAGATGTCATAATATCTCTCGTCACAATATCTGTGCACTATACACGTTTTGCCGACATTAGAATCACCTAgaactaataatttatatgtagcaGAAAAATCTAAAGCCATGTCTGTTTACTTTGTTTCTAATACGCGGGTGCTGGCACAAAACATCGGTTGAACTGTCAAAGTGTGAAAAATCAATGACTGCTACAGCGCATGTGCGGTTATCCCTTGTCTTCAAACTAGAAACTAATATAAGATAATGCCTTAGAGACCTGGCTCTCCATCGTCTGTAGCTACCTACAATGACGCTGCGAAGTGCAGGCGGCGTATCGACCGTTCTCTTTATAGCTTTTTTTGtatcattcttattatttgcaatttttttcgGTTCAAATTGAGTCTCAGTTGCTAGACGCGTTTGGTATCATATTTGTGTAAGTGTTTTCGTtacttactatttttttaagatcatTATATAACGGTGAGGCACTGATGTTAAGGTCAGCTGCATGCATCAATCTTGGTAGTATGATGTTACGTGCAATTATAAGAGcccaatttatatatttggcaattaaaaaagttttattgtgtTATTCCAAAGTGGCTGTAGTAGTAAAATGGTGGTAAAGAGGTTAGGTTGAATGTATTTATCTTCAGCTACACGACTTTTAACATAGCAATTATctcaaaaatatgaatactaGATGTTAAGTGACAGGACGAAATGAAGTAGGTACCTAAAGTTATCCAACgacatgaaaaaaatgttaaataagaaTCATTAAGTACATAAATATCTTACAAGACATGTTACGGAGGCATATCTTGATCGGTTTCACTGGTTAAGCAACGATTGCACATGTTACTTGATAGGTACCCGACTATGACGAAAACTGATATCGACATCTTTATGTCCTGCATACCAAGGACAAGATGCATTGTtgctaataattaattaataagcaaCAACTATTCCGAGAATGCGTTTTAAAACGAACCTCTGAATGCTCAAAACAGACTACATAATGTATATACTTAGTATGTTTTTGaggtactaaataataaatataatttcttttacaataatCAACAATTCCTACCTAGATCGCGTATCAGAGCTGAGCCCTTCCGGGTGTGGTGGGTGTCTACATTAAGAGtaccattaattttatttaaatccctCGCATATCTGCCGTTTTATCTCGGTAGCCCCTGTACTATGTAAATGGCTTATGTTCTGTATTAATGTTGGAAGCCTTCGACTTAACAGATCAGTTATCGACCTTTGTTCCTTTGGGTTTTTATGTTTCAAGGTGAAAcggtattatgaaaaatatatgaacatttgTACTGGtctgttttatttaccaaattgatatttaatgttcTCGCCGtgtgaaattgaattttttggtTATATCACTTGAGCCCATGAGTTtgattattttagaataattgtatacacttttttaacattaaaacctttttagcATTGGTTGCTTATTTGTCGTAAAAAATGGTAAAAACAGcctattaaattacatacattcTAAAGATTTGCGATTGCGGAGATCAAAGGAACATCAAGTACctacctattttattttattaatttacattaaaactatactGTCTATGGACACGGCGATAAAAAATGAATTCTacccaataaaattaatggcatgggcataaaatttttctgcacatgtaaaaaaaaggaatgaGTTCCCTCCATCACTATTTCGGTATTATCACAATCTATGGCACAGCATTACGTGTATTACGGTAGCAACTGGTTGACTACATTATATAGGAAGAATACAGCTTCATTTGTCAACCGCAACCCGACTGCGGCAGCTTGATGTATTGTAAATGGCCGCAATTTTGACATTTGCTTTCCGTTTACCATTTACGTCAAATGCTTCTGTTTAATATGCGGTGAATGACGAATGTATTGTAGTTGGGTTaagttaataacataaaatatattattaacatattgtttaagaggtaaattatataagaattgtCATTATGGGAGACCTGCATccgttaattttttcaatgcTTTATGGATTGAATAAACTTTTATGGCCAAGACTCAGAGTGAAATCTGATAAACAGACCAAACAATGATTAACCCAAATTAAttgtagatatttaataaaataaagggaaaagaaactacatattatgtttgtaattcaaaaataattatatattctcaTGTGCAAAAATATCTATCATATTAACATGATACGAGGACATGggcaacatattttaaaattgtttacacCTTCGCCTATCTTTCGATGGtctaagttaattttaaaactttcacttttacaatttaacaaaGGAGTCTGTCTGACCAGCTGTAAaggtgatattttatttcacaaattttGCTTCCGTcatggaaataaaacaaattatacgaaaatttcatttatcatCTAGACAAACTGCATTAATATGCATAAACTAACAAGTCGACAAACTAAGCTTTTGCCAAAAGGTTGTTTTGtattcgtttatattttaatcaacgtAATGAAGTCCTGAAATTTATCACATTAATAAGTAACTGCAACACAAATGCTATGACACACCGTTGGTTACTTAACTCTCAACATACTCGTGGAAATTCCAgagttatgtaatttttttaactaaactaTTTTACACAGTTTGATTAATCGATAATTGAcaatgaaatgatttttcgCAACCATTGCTTCATGACAGTACAAATAGATCTTTGAGgtcgatatataaaaaaaaaatgatttattgcccattataataaaatagctaaGTGTGATATGTTTTTGTGATCATTTGAAGATTTGAGCGGCAGGCGTTGGAGGTCGTCTGTATGAGGTCACTCCGGGTAGATGCGGGTTCCGGGAACGGTGACAAGCTTGTGTATTGTTCGCAAATTGTTAAACGCAAGGTCCCATGTAAATGTCAGTTCTGTCTACACCGGCGCCGGTGAGACGTTGAAAACATTGCTTTTCAAGTGCATATTGCTTCAAATCCGGTCCCATTTTTTTATGAGCGCTTTTTATGTGCACATTAATAGTCGGTTCTTAATACTGcgctgtaattattatatatatatatatatatatttgtttaaaccatggagtatttttaaataagcttaacaataaatataattgtctcAAGTCGATGTTCTGTTCGTAATAAAAGGCTTCGTTGAAATGATACGAGTAATTTCTTGTTTTGTTAGTAGATAAGAGtggtaataaaagaaattgcattgaaaaagcattttatattttaattggttctaaataactttttaaggATTCCATAGGTAAAGGTCAATCACCGATCTCTCACGATTCGCCTTTCACCGAATCCCTTTTGAAAACTACGTGAGAATTTTTCTTGAACTAAGTACTTTACAAGCATTACATATAACTAATTTGGAATTtcgtcaaaaataaatttgacagtttaaattatcttttacatAAGGAAGTTAGTTCCACATACAGCTTGTCCATTCTTTCAGTACTtccaaaaatctatttttttttaaaatataaacataataattatattttaaattacacacaCATTTTCATCTCATATTTAGTGCTCAGGGTATCGTATAAATGTAGAAATGTTGTATCCAGTCAGCAGTTACAATACGTCAAT
This region includes:
- the LOC116766812 gene encoding uncharacterized protein LOC116766812 isoform X1 → MPNVNCHTKLYKQRKFFNNDFKMWTQLEKCPLYHIKLVRERKMHVMITDYIRIWEAFYSENDLITCLKESNDGLEMDLNELLEKGNKMLTCPNDLESVCVLPSNSRLELTMLMLCGFPFNFKILLYEGSPELFFKNVTQPALRTIDDLRRSEKQLRLTLINKDDEIEQYKRLGGRIKYTALPAYNDEEHMKEHNAFKENFGDKHISEDLLTRIVSLPKENVIKNEPQDEILKTEPNTQSTDNSINENEVTTVKAESIKAETKVSRPQTKRKKLNI
- the LOC116766812 gene encoding uncharacterized protein LOC116766812 isoform X2 is translated as MWTQLEKCPLYHIKLESNDGLEMDLNELLEKGNKMLTCPNDLESVCVLPSNSRLELTMLMLCGFPFNFKILLYEGSPELFFKNVTQPALRTIDDLRRSEKQLRLTLINKDDEIEQYKRLGGRIKYTALPAYNDEEHMKEHNAFKENFGDKHISEDLLTRIVSLPKENVIKNEPQDEILKTEPNTQSTDNSINENEVTTVKAESIKAETKVSRPQTKRKKLNI
- the LOC116766922 gene encoding ras-related protein Rab-8A, which gives rise to MALDFSATYKLLVLGDSNVGKTCIVHRYCDERYYDIYISTIGIDFKQKIINLDGVPIKLQIWDTAGQERFRTLTTAYYRGAMGIILMYDITNLESFNHLSYWLRNIQEYASPDVIKVLVGNKCDVHENHRAVPRERGQKIADDFDMPFFEVSCKSNINIEEAFVTLARKIREYRETKADAFELKERDNVIKASESETDVSKCSC